The window GCCACATGGACCATGTCGGCATGCTGGAAAGCGAATTGTTCCGCCAGCTTCCGTCGCTGCTGGAGGCGGGGGAGGTGCCAGAGCGCGTCACGCTCAACATCGCCACCAATGCCGACAGCCTCGGCACCTGGTTTCTGGACGCGGTCTCGAAATTCACCGGCCGGTTCGATTATCTCGTCAATGTCGCGGTGGACGATCAGGACCACACGGTGGAATGGTTGCGCGGCGGCAGGGTGCTTGCCGCCGTCACCGCCCATGCCAAGCCGGTGCAGGGCTGCCGGGTCCTTGCGCTCGGCGTGCTCAGATACCATGCCACCGCCAGCCCGGATTTCATGGCGCGTCATTTCGCCGATGGCGTCACCCCCGCCTCGCTTGCCCGCGCGCCGGGCCTGACCTTCAACCAGAAGGACAGGCTGCAGGCGAGCTGGGTCAAAAAGGTGCTGGGAGAGGATATTGCCTACCCCACCCATTGGTTGCCTTCTACGGATGGTTTCGTGAAGGCAAGCCTTTCCGGCATGGGCTGGGGGCTCAATCCGGTGCAGCTTGTCGGGGAGCACCTCAAATCGGGGAGGCTGGTGGAAGTCGTTCCCGGCACCCCGCTCGATATTCCGCTTTACTGGCAGGTCAACCGGCTCGCGGCGGAGCGGCTTGGCGGGCTTACGGCGGATGTGGTGGAGACGGCGCGCAGGGCACTTCTTTCTTGAGACGCGTCAAATAGTTTGCCATTCACTCCAACTCAACACGCGCGGTATCTGCGGTTTTGCTTCACCGCCAAGAAACGCGATATATTCCAGCGAGTGACCATCGGGATCCCTGAAGTAGACGCTGGCTGCTGGCATCCATGGGAAGACGACGGGCTCGTCGATCTCGTTTTCGCCGTCAAAGCCGAGGGGCGCCACGTTGTTACTGCGTAGATAGTCCGGCGCGGCGAGAAGCTGATCAAACTCGACGCTGAAGGCTATGTGGAGCTTCATGTTGATGGGCGCGGAATGGATTGACCATAGGCCAAGCATCGATTGCCCACGTTCGCCGGTCCAGAAGAACGCTACATTCCTTTCCGGGAATCGTTGTGCCAACTGCAGGCCGACGACATTGCGATAAAAATCAACCGATCGTTCCAGATTCGAGACGGTCAAATGCGTCTCGAACAATGCTTTTACTTTCACCATTTCCTGTCCTCAATTGCCTGGCGCCTGCCCCTTCCGGGCATTCGCTCTCTTGCAACAGGACTGTGCAACCTCAACCATAATTGAGGTCAAGCACCGAATGCTGATTTTTCAAATCAGCGTGCAGTCTGCGGTCTTGAGGGAGAACGCCTTTAGTGCGGATGAGCCGAGGCGGCCACGCCCTCAGCGCCTTTCCGCCTCATCCCTGCCGTCGCGAATGGCGGCTTCGGCTACTTTCTGCGTCGTCACGCTGAGCGCCGAAGCGTCTTTCATCTTCTTGGCGATGGAGCGGATGACGCGGGTGGCTTCCGCCGAGAGCGAGCGCGGGCGGGTGAGCGCCGGCATGGTGGGCGTGTTGGCGGATGCGCCGGCCACCTGCGCCGAAGGCTGCGGCCGCGCGCCCGTCGGCAGCGGGTTCTGGATGCCGGGAATGGGGCGCAGCTCCATGCCCTGATGGGCATAGTCCATCAGCCGCTTGTAGGTCATGGCCGGAAGCGCACCGCCGGTCATGTTGTTCATCGGCGTGAAATCGTCGTTTCCAAACCAGACCGCCGTGGTGTAATTGCCGGTGAAACCAATGTACCAGGCATCGCGATAAGCCTGCGACGTGCCGGTCTTGCCGCCGGAAACGATGCCGTTTTCCAGTGCGCCGCGCCGGGCCGTGCCCATGACGGGAATGGTCACCAGCATCTGGTTCATCTTCGCATTGGCGTCTTCGGAAAGCACCCGCTTGGCGGGCGGCTCGTCATGGCTGAAGTCGTAGAGAACGTTACCCTCATAATCCAGCACCTGCTCGATGCCGTGGCGGCGTGATTGCATGCCATCGGCCGGGAACACCGCATAGGCCGTCGCCTGATCGAGCACCGTCACTTCCGATGTGCCGAGCGGGATGGTCTTGTCGCTGCGCAGCGGCGTGGTGACCCCCATCGCCTTCGCCGTGTCGACGATCACCTGCGTGCCGAGCACATCCTTGGCCAGCCGCACCGGCACGGTATTGTAGGATTTGGCAAGCGCCACCTGGAGCGTCACCTTGCCGGCATAGGAGCGGCCGTAATTCTGTGGCGACCAGCCGCGCCAGGTCACGGGCGCATCGGAAATCACGGTATCGGGCTTCATGCCCTTTTCCATGGCGGCCGAGTAGGTATAGACCTTGAACGAGGAGCCCGGCTGGCGAAGTGCTGCGGTTGCGCGGTTGAACTGGCTTTCGCCGTAATCGCGCCCGCCGACCATGGCGCGCACGCCGCCGCCATTTTCGATCATCACCATCGCGCCCTGCTTGACGCGGTAACCCTCGCCATATTCGCGCAGCTCCATTTCCATCGCCTGCTCGGCGGCCTGTTGCAGGCCGGTGTCGATGGTGGTGCGCACGACCACGGTGTGGTCCTTGAACTTGCCTTCGGCGGCCAGCCGCTGCACTTCGTCGAATGCCCAGTCGAGGAAATAATCCGGCGCCTTCACGTCGGCGCGGTCGATGACGGTGGCCGGGTTGCGCCTTGCGCCGATCACCTGACCTTCGGTCATCAACCCGCTCTGCACCAGATTTGACAGGACGGTGTTGGCGCGCGCACGCGCGGCGGGCAGGTTGACGTGTGGCGCATATTTGGCTGGCGCCTTGAAAAGGCCGGCCAGAATGGCGGATTCGGCAAGCGTCACATCCGTCAGGTTCTTGCCGAAATAAAATTGCGCCGCCGCCGCCGCCCCGAAGGTGCCGCCGCCCATATAGGCGCGGTCGAGATAAAGGCTGAGGATTTCCTTCTTCGACATGTTGCTCTCAAGCCAGAGCGCGAGGAAGGCTTCCTTGATCTTGCGCTCCAGCGAGCGCTCATTGGTGAGGAACAGGTTCTTGGCAAGCTGCTGCGTCAGCGTCGAGCCGCCCTGCACGACGCCGCCGGCGCGGGCGTTTTCGCTCATGGCGCGGGCAAGGCCGATGAAATCGATACCGAAATGGTCGAAGAAACGCCGGTCTTCTGTCGCCAGAACCGCCTTGATGAAATGGTCGGGCATCTGGTCGATCGGAACGGAATCCTCGTGGATGATGCCGCGATGGCCGATGGTGTTGCCGTAGCGATCAAGGAAGGTCACGGCGAAATCGCCGCGATAACGCCAGTCCTTCTTGGTTTCCTCAAAGGCGGGCATGGCAAGGGCCAGAACCACGACGGAACCCGCCGTTCCGAAAGTCAGCGCGTCGCCGGTCAGGTTGACGAGAAGCTTCTTCCAGCCGCGCACATGCAATTTGCGCGAGGCGATGGTGACATCTTCCCAGAAATCCACCAGCCTTGCCGCAGCCGTCCACAGGCCGGAATCGATGAAGCTATCGATCTTCAGCAGGATATGCCGTTTTTTACGGCCTTTTTTATCGTCTTTTTCTTCCTGCACCTGGCGATGTTTTCCTGTTCGACGCAACGCGGCTCATCGATATGTCTGCCCGATATTTCTGCTTCAACCAATTCCCGACGCAAAACCATGGCATGGTTGTGTCGGAATTGCTTGACGTGGCGGCCGCCGGCGGGCCAATGACCCCTTGGCGCCTGCCAATGTGCTAAAATATCGTACAAACCAGTCCTTGGCGATACGATATAAAGGATTAGGGACCGGTTAAACACTCCCGTCCAAGAGATCAAAATGAAACGGAAATGTTAACGATGAATGACGCGCCGTTCTGGAAAACCAAATCGCTCACCGAGATGACCGGTGAGGAATGGGAAAGCCTGTGCGACGGCTGCGGCCTGTGCTGTCTGAACAAGCTGGAGGACTGGGACACCGGTGAAGTGGTGTTCACCTCGGTGCGATGTCAGTTGCTCGATGGCGAAAGCTGTCGATGTTCCGACTATGAAAACCGTCGCGCCACGGTGCCGGACTGTATCCAGCTGGATTTGAAGAAGGTGCACGAAATCGGCTGGC is drawn from Agrobacterium tumefaciens and contains these coding sequences:
- a CDS encoding LysR family transcriptional regulator ArgP yields the protein MLDYPSMRAVALVAQTGSFEKAAQVLCVTPSAVSQRIKQLEERLGVVLIVRGNPCVATEKGEWLCRHMDHVGMLESELFRQLPSLLEAGEVPERVTLNIATNADSLGTWFLDAVSKFTGRFDYLVNVAVDDQDHTVEWLRGGRVLAAVTAHAKPVQGCRVLALGVLRYHATASPDFMARHFADGVTPASLARAPGLTFNQKDRLQASWVKKVLGEDIAYPTHWLPSTDGFVKASLSGMGWGLNPVQLVGEHLKSGRLVEVVPGTPLDIPLYWQVNRLAAERLGGLTADVVETARRALLS
- a CDS encoding VOC family protein — translated: MVKVKALFETHLTVSNLERSVDFYRNVVGLQLAQRFPERNVAFFWTGERGQSMLGLWSIHSAPINMKLHIAFSVEFDQLLAAPDYLRSNNVAPLGFDGENEIDEPVVFPWMPAASVYFRDPDGHSLEYIAFLGGEAKPQIPRVLSWSEWQTI
- a CDS encoding penicillin-binding protein — encoded protein: MQEEKDDKKGRKKRHILLKIDSFIDSGLWTAAARLVDFWEDVTIASRKLHVRGWKKLLVNLTGDALTFGTAGSVVVLALAMPAFEETKKDWRYRGDFAVTFLDRYGNTIGHRGIIHEDSVPIDQMPDHFIKAVLATEDRRFFDHFGIDFIGLARAMSENARAGGVVQGGSTLTQQLAKNLFLTNERSLERKIKEAFLALWLESNMSKKEILSLYLDRAYMGGGTFGAAAAAQFYFGKNLTDVTLAESAILAGLFKAPAKYAPHVNLPAARARANTVLSNLVQSGLMTEGQVIGARRNPATVIDRADVKAPDYFLDWAFDEVQRLAAEGKFKDHTVVVRTTIDTGLQQAAEQAMEMELREYGEGYRVKQGAMVMIENGGGVRAMVGGRDYGESQFNRATAALRQPGSSFKVYTYSAAMEKGMKPDTVISDAPVTWRGWSPQNYGRSYAGKVTLQVALAKSYNTVPVRLAKDVLGTQVIVDTAKAMGVTTPLRSDKTIPLGTSEVTVLDQATAYAVFPADGMQSRRHGIEQVLDYEGNVLYDFSHDEPPAKRVLSEDANAKMNQMLVTIPVMGTARRGALENGIVSGGKTGTSQAYRDAWYIGFTGNYTTAVWFGNDDFTPMNNMTGGALPAMTYKRLMDYAHQGMELRPIPGIQNPLPTGARPQPSAQVAGASANTPTMPALTRPRSLSAEATRVIRSIAKKMKDASALSVTTQKVAEAAIRDGRDEAERR
- a CDS encoding YcgN family cysteine cluster protein, yielding MNDAPFWKTKSLTEMTGEEWESLCDGCGLCCLNKLEDWDTGEVVFTSVRCQLLDGESCRCSDYENRRATVPDCIQLDLKKVHEIGWLPPTCAYALVRDGRDLYWWHYLVSGDTATVHQAGISARGRTVSELDVHVDDFEDYVVDWPLTVGETVGEKERS